DNA sequence from the Deinococcota bacterium genome:
GGCTACTACTCGGGCCAGATCCGCTGGGGCTCGGGCTTCTTCTGGTCAGGACAGCACTTCAAGCGCGGCTTCAATCCAGAACCCACCACCGACGAGCAGTACCATTTCAAGCCCTCCGCCAGCTCGCTGATCGACCTGACGGGTGTGCCCCTTGCCGGCAAGGACGGCTGGTTCTTCACGCCCCCTCCGTACCTCTTCGCCTTTGAGTACCAAGAGGGCTGGCTCGGCGTGGGCCTCGAGGCCGCCGCGGGCGAGAACCGCTACACGGACTTCCACTACCGCGCGCAGCGGCGTGGCTTTTGCCTGACGCTGGCCTTCGAGGGGCACACCGCGGTGTCGGGGCGCTACACCCTTCCCGCCATCGGCTTCGACTTTGCGCCCGGCCCTTACGAGGCGCTGGCGGCCCACGTTGAGAGCCTGCGGGGGGCGGGCCACGCACCGCAAGTCACGCCCGAGCAGGTGGACTGGTGGCACAGCCCCATCTTCTGCGGCTGGGGCTCACAATGCTACCTGGCCTCTACGGAACAGGGGCGTGCGCCAGACTACGCACGCCAGGCGCACTACGAGGGATTTTTGCGCGTGCTCGAGGCGAACGGCGCTCTTCCCGGCACCCTGGTTCTGGACGACAAGTGGCAGAAGACCTACGGCGAAAACGATGTCGACACGGACAAGTGGCCCGACTTAAAGGGCTTTATTGGGGCGCAGCACCGGGCCGGCCGCAAGGTCCTGCTCTGGCTCAAGGCCTGGGACCCCGAGGGCCTGCCCGCCGAAGAGTGCGTCGTCAACGCCGGCGGAGTGAGCGTCGCCTTCGACCCCTCGAGCCCCGCCTTCGAGCGCCGGTTGCGGGCCTCGGTGCGGGCCATGCTGCTGGACTACGGCGCGGACGGCTTCAAGCTCGACTTCACCGCGCGCCTTCCCAGCGGGCCCGGCCTCAAGAGCCACGGCGACGTCTGGGGCCTCGAGCTGATGAAGCGCTACCTGTCTATCCTCTACGGCGAGGCCAAAAAGGCCAGAAGGGACGCCCTGGTGATGAGCCACACTCCCCACCCCTACCTGGCGGACGTGCTCGACATGATCCGCCTGAACGACGTCAACACCGCCCAGGACATAGGCCGGGCGATGAGCCACCGTGCGCGCGTCGCGGCACTGGCCTGCCCGAACGCCGTCATCGACACCGACAACTGGCCCATGCCGAACAAGGCGGCCTGGCGCGACTACCTGCGTCTCCAGCCCGAACTGGGCGTGCCCTCCTTGTACTACGCGAGCCATATCGACGCGACCGGGGAGGCACTCGAGGAGGAGGACTACCGGCTCATCCGCGAGGTCTGGGACCGGCACCGCCAGGGGCTCGAGGGGAAGGCCAGGCCATGAAGGCGCGGCGGCAGGGCGCGCCAGATGAGAGTCTGATCGTGGAGGGGCTTCCCACCTCGGCGTGGGCGGCGTCATGGACTGGATCAAGAGATTAAATCAGGGACCGCGGCTAATCGCCTTAGGCGAGGGGGTAGCGGAGGTGCTCGACTGGGCCTATTCGCCCCATTTGCCCGACAACGTCCCGCACCGCCACGCCCACTTCGAACTCTGCCAGGTCGGCGCCTATGGTTCAGGACATTTCATCGTCGAAGATCGCCCCTACGCCATCTGTCCGGGCGACCTCTTTATCGCGCGGCCCGGCGTGGTCCATCAGATCGTCAACCACACGCATCCGGACATGGAGCTTTTCTGGGTTTCGTTTCTGTTGACGCCCAAAGCGGACCCGCCGAGGGGGGAGGTGGATGCGTTGCTGCACATGTTCGCCGGATCGCCGGTCGTGGTCGTCGCCGACGCGGAAAGGAGTATCGCCGCGCTGTGGCAGGCGTTGCGAACCGTGGCGCAGGGAAGTCCGAGGGCCGGCTACGACACGCAGCTAAGCGGCCTGACGGCCTCGCTCCTCATCGCGATGGCCCAAGCGGGGGCGGGGCCGGCGGCGCTCCTCACCGAAGCGGCCGTCGAGCAAGACGGTGGCGCGGTCCGCGCACGGCTGGCCGCGCGCTACGTACACGACAACCTGGACCGTCGCTTATCCGTCTCCGAGATCGCCGCACACGTGCATCTGTCGCCACGGCAGTTGTCGCGCCTTTTCGCTCGCCTGATCGGCACCTCACCCGCCGCTTATGTCGAGCAGACGCGTTTGGAGCGCGCTTGCGCCCTGTTGCAACAGAGCGGCGCCCCGATCAAGAGCATTGCCGCTGCCGTCGGCTACGACAGCGTGCATCACTTTTCACGCGCCTTTTCGCGACGTTTCGCCTGCTCGCCGGGTGCGTTTCGCCAGACCAACGCCCGCGCTGTCCCAAAAAGCCAAAGGCGCGACGGATCGGGCCAAAGACATGCCGATGCGCCCCTGTTACAGTGACCCGACGTTTCAAGAAGAGACGTCAACTAGAAAACGAGAAGGGAGACGATTATGTTGACACAGGAACAAACAACCTTCTATCAGGAAAACGGCTATCTGCTCGTGGAAGGACTCTTGAGCCGGGACGAGGCGGCGGCGCTGCGCGAGGAGTGCCATGCGCTCGCCAAGAGGCTCTCCGCCCACAAGGACATCGACGCGACCTGGGGCAGCGCCCGCCAGGGCGCCATGACCCGAGGAACGATGACGCAGAGGGGAATGAGCATGGCGGCGCAAAAGACCGTCTTGCTGCACTGTCACGACGTGCAGTTCCACTCCGCCGCGATGAGCCGGCTGCTGGTGGACGAGCGGCTGGCGGGCGTCGCCGCGGCCCTGATAGACTCACAGAACGTGCAGCTCCACCACAACAAGATGTTCATCAAGCCGCCCGCCAAGGGCTCGCCCTTCCCCATGC
Encoded proteins:
- a CDS encoding AraC family transcriptional regulator, with the protein product MDWIKRLNQGPRLIALGEGVAEVLDWAYSPHLPDNVPHRHAHFELCQVGAYGSGHFIVEDRPYAICPGDLFIARPGVVHQIVNHTHPDMELFWVSFLLTPKADPPRGEVDALLHMFAGSPVVVVADAERSIAALWQALRTVAQGSPRAGYDTQLSGLTASLLIAMAQAGAGPAALLTEAAVEQDGGAVRARLAARYVHDNLDRRLSVSEIAAHVHLSPRQLSRLFARLIGTSPAAYVEQTRLERACALLQQSGAPIKSIAAAVGYDSVHHFSRAFSRRFACSPGAFRQTNARAVPKSQRRDGSGQRHADAPLLQ
- a CDS encoding phytanoyl-CoA dioxygenase family protein codes for the protein MLTQEQTTFYQENGYLLVEGLLSRDEAAALREECHALAKRLSAHKDIDATWGSARQGAMTRGTMTQRGMSMAAQKTVLLHCHDVQFHSAAMSRLLVDERLAGVAAALIDSQNVQLHHNKMFIKPPAKGSPFPMHQDYPFFPHARHSMIAAVFHFDDAPVEKGCIQVVPGSHKLGPIEHQAEGGWHLPFEDYPLEFSVPCPAKAGDVLFFSYLTIHGSGVNSSDEARTTLLVQMRDPSDPPTNDEHHSRGQGMMLRGIDPL